AGCCGGAGGAGCAGCGACGGATCGTCGCCACCTGCGTCGCGGTCGCCGCCGGCCGCGTCCCGGTCTTCGCGGGCGCGGGAACGAACAGCACCTCCGGCTCCGTCGCCCTAGCGCGCACGGCCCGCGCCGAGGGTGCATCCGGCCTCCTCCTCGTGACGCCCTATTACAATCGCCCTTCGCAGGAGGGGCTCCGGCGGCATTACGAGACGGTGGTGGATGCCGGAGGGGGTCTCCCGGTCGTCCTCTACAACGTGCCGAGCAGGACGGGGGTGAACCTGCGTCCCGAAACGGTCTTTCGTCTCGCCGAGCTCGAGCCGGTCGTCGCGGTGAAGGAAGCCTCCGGGGATCTCGACCAGGTCATGACGCTCGTGCGCGACCGCCCGGAGGGATTTCTCGTCCTCGCCGGAGACGACGGGATCGCCCTCCCGATCATGGCCCTGGGCGGAGAAGGTGTCGTGTCCGTGGCCGCCAACGAGGTGCCGGGGCGAATGAAAGCGCTCGTCTCCGCGGCGCTCGCGGGGGACTTCGATCGGGCACGCGCCGTCCACTACGACCTCCTTCCCCTGCTGAGGGCGAACTTCCTGGAGAGCAACCCGGTTCCGTTGAAGGCCGCGCTTCAGATGATGGGCTTGATGGGCCCCTTCCTTCGAGGTCCCCTCGCCCCGCTCGGTGAAGAGTCGCGCAGTCGCCTTCGCCAGGCGCTCGCCGACTTAGGCCTCCTCGGCAGCGGATCATGACGGCACGGGAGAATCTACCCGCGCTGCGCGACGCGATCGAAGCGCTCGCGCGCCAGTCCCCGCTCGAGGACCGGGACGCGGCCCGAGCCGCGGTGGCCCGGCTCCTCCGCGCCCTGGAGCGAGGCGAAGTGCGCGCGGCGGAGCGGAAGGGAGATAGCTGGGAAGCGGTGCGATGGGTGAAGGAGGGGATTCTCCTCGCCTTTCGAGCAGGAGTCACCGCACCCTACCCGGAAGGCGGGAACGGATCCGCGGCATTTCAGTTTTTCGACCGCGATACCCTTCCGCTTCGGCGAACGCGGGGAGTCGAAGAAAAAGTCCGGATCGTTCCCGGCGGAAGCTCGGTGCGCGCTGGGGCCTATCTGGCCCCAGGTGTCGTCATCATGCCCCCCGCGTATGTGAACGTGGGCGCCTGGGTCGGGGAGGGAACAATGGTGGACTCCCACGCTCTCGTCGGCTCCTGTGCCCAGATCGGCGCGCGCGTGCACCTGAGCGCGGGGGCGCAGATCGGTGGAGTGCTCGAGCCGGTCGGGCTTCGGCCGGT
The window above is part of the Gemmatimonadota bacterium genome. Proteins encoded here:
- a CDS encoding 2,3,4,5-tetrahydropyridine-2,6-dicarboxylate N-succinyltransferase — translated: MTARENLPALRDAIEALARQSPLEDRDAARAAVARLLRALERGEVRAAERKGDSWEAVRWVKEGILLAFRAGVTAPYPEGGNGSAAFQFFDRDTLPLRRTRGVEEKVRIVPGGSSVRAGAYLAPGVVIMPPAYVNVGAWVGEGTMVDSHALVGSCAQIGARVHLSAGAQIGGVLEPVGLRPVVVEDEVMVGANAGVFEGVVVGARAVLAPGVQLTAATPLVDLVKGEIYRSVPGRPVSVPAGAVVVPGTRPARGEYALANGIQLYAPIIVKYRDEKTDAATALEEVLR
- the dapA gene encoding 4-hydroxy-tetrahydrodipicolinate synthase, whose amino-acid sequence is MTLSSPAGLSVALVTPMTEDGSLDLPALERHVERMIEGGVDVLMPCGTTGESATLEPEEQRRIVATCVAVAAGRVPVFAGAGTNSTSGSVALARTARAEGASGLLLVTPYYNRPSQEGLRRHYETVVDAGGGLPVVLYNVPSRTGVNLRPETVFRLAELEPVVAVKEASGDLDQVMTLVRDRPEGFLVLAGDDGIALPIMALGGEGVVSVAANEVPGRMKALVSAALAGDFDRARAVHYDLLPLLRANFLESNPVPLKAALQMMGLMGPFLRGPLAPLGEESRSRLRQALADLGLLGSGS